In Raphanus sativus cultivar WK10039 chromosome 5, ASM80110v3, whole genome shotgun sequence, the following proteins share a genomic window:
- the LOC130512348 gene encoding extensin-2-like codes for MRSSSRMGPSAHLTFALGVIIMATMVAAYEPYSLPPLPSYSPSPKVEYNTPPLPYIHSSSPPPSVYYSPSPKVDYKSPPPPYVYSSPPPPYYSPSPKIDYKSSPPPYVYSSPPPPPYYSPSPKVEYKSPPPPYVYSSPPPPPYYSPSPKVEYSSPPPPYVYSSPPPPPYYSPSPKVEYKSPPPPYVYSSPPPPPYYSPSPKVEYKSPPPPYVYSSPPPPYYSPSPKVEYKSPPPPYVYSSPPPPPYYSPSPKVEYKSPPPPYVYSSPPPPYYSPSPKVEYKSPPSPYVYSSPPPPPYYSPSPKVEYKSPPPPYVYSSPPPPYYSPSPKVYYKSPPPPYVYNSPPPPYYSPSPKVYYKSPPPPYVYNSPPPPYYSPSPKVYYKSPPPPYVYNSPPPPPYYSPSPKVDYKSPPPPYVYSSPPPPYYSPSPKVYYKSPPPPYVYNSPPPPYYSPSPKVYYKSPPPPYVYSSPPPPYYSPSPKVVYKSPPPPYVYSSPPPPYYSPSPKVHYKYPPPPYVYSSPPPPYYSPSPKVLYKSPPHPHVCVCPPPPPCYAPSPKVIYKSPPPPYVYNSPPPPYYSPSPKVYYKSPPPPYVYNSPPPPPYYSPSSKVDYKSPPPPYVYSSPPPPYYSPSPKVYYKSPPPPYVYNSPPPPYYSPSPKVYYKSPPPPYVYNSPPPPPYYSPSPKVDYKSPPPPYVYSSPPPPYYSPSPEVYYKSPPPPYVYNSPPPPYYSPSPKVYYKSPPPPYVYNSPPPPPYYSPSPKVDYKSPPPPYVYNSPPPPYYSPSPKVEYKSPPPPATYY; via the coding sequence ATGAGATCTTCCTCCAGGATGGGGCCTTCAGCCCATCTCACTTTCGCTCTAGGCGTTATCATCATGGCAACAATGGTTGCTGCATATGAACCATACAGCTTGCCACCACTCCCTTCATATTCGCCATCTCCGAAAGTAGAATACAACACTCCTCCGCTACCATATATCCACAGTTCTTCACCACCTCCATCAGTATACTATTCTCCATCACCAAAGGTCGATTACAAATCACCTCCTCCACCGTATGTATACAGTTCCCCACCACCGCCATACTATTCCCCATCACCTAAAATTGACTACAAATCTTCCCCACCACCATATGTTTACagttctccaccaccaccaccatattactCACCATCTCCCAAAGTCGagtacaagtctcccccaccaccatatgtatacagttctccaccaccacctccatacTACTCTCCATCGCCAAAGGTAGAGTACagttctccaccaccaccatatgtctacagttctccaccaccacctccatatTATTCACCATCTCCTAAAGTCGAATACAAGTCTCCCCCACCACCATATGTATACagttctccaccaccacctccatacTACTCTCCATCGCCAAAGGTAGagtacaagtctccaccaccaccatatgtatACAGttccccaccaccaccatactactcaccATCTCCTAAGGTTGaatacaagtctcctccaccaccatatgtttacagctccccaccaccaccaccatactactcaccATCTCCTAAAGTCGagtacaagtctcctccaccaccatatgtttacagctctccaccaccaccatactactcaccATCTCCTAAGGTTGAATACAAGTCTCCTCCATCACCATATGTTTACAGctccccaccaccaccaccatactactcaccATCTCCTAAAGTTGagtacaagtctcctccaccaccatatgtttacagctctccaccaccaccatactactcaccTTCCCCTAAGGTGtactacaagtctcctccaccaccatatgtctacaactctccaccaccaccatactactcaccTTCTCCTAAGGTGTattacaagtctcctccaccaccatatgtctacaactctccaccaccaccatactactcaccTTCCCCTAAAGTGtactacaagtctcctccaccaccatatgtttacaactctccacctccaccaccatactactctccaTCCCCTAAAGTAgactacaagtctcctccacctccatatgtttacagctctccaccaccaccatactactcaccTTCCCCTAAGGTGtactacaagtctcctccaccaccatatgtgTACAACTCTCCACCCCCACCATACTACTCACCTTCCCCTAAAGTTTACTACAagtctcctcctccaccatatgtctacagctcgccaccaccaccatactattCCCCATCTCCTAAGGTTGTATACAAGTCTCCCCCTCCACCATATGTTTACAgctcaccaccaccaccatattatTCACCTTCACCTAAGGTACACTACAAGTATCCTCCCCCACCGTATGTTTACAGTTCTCCACCGCCACCATACTATTCACCATCCCCTAAAGTTCTTTACAAATCTCCACCACACCCGCATGTATGTGTCTGCCCACCACCTCCTCCATGTTATGCTCCTTCACCAAAAGTAAtatacaagtctcctccaccaccatatgtctacaactctccaccaccaccatattactCACCTTCCCCTAAAGTGtactacaagtctcctccaccaccatatgtttacaactctccacctccaccaccatactactctccaTCCTCTAAAGTAgactacaagtctcctccacctccatatgtttacagctctccaccaccaccatactactcaccTTCCCCTAAGGTGtactacaagtctcctccaccaccatatgtctacaactctccaccaccaccatactactcaccTTCCCCTAAGGTGTattacaagtctcctccaccaccatatgtctacaactctccacctccaccaccatactactctccaTCCCCTAAAGTAGACTACAAATCTCCTCCACCTCCATATGTTtacagctctccaccaccaccatactactcaccTTCCCCTGAAGTGTattacaagtctcctccaccaccatatgtctacaactctccaccaccaccatactactcaccTTCCCCTAAGGTTTACTACaaatctcctccaccaccatatgtctacaACTCTCCACCCCCACCACCTTACTATTCTCCATCCCCTAAAGTAgactacaagtctcctccacctccaTATGTTTACaattctccaccaccaccttaTTATTCTCCTTCTCCAAAAGTTGAAtacaaatctccaccaccaccggcTACATATTACTGA